In Pseudomonadota bacterium, a genomic segment contains:
- a CDS encoding acyl-CoA dehydrogenase family protein: MNVNFSDEERAFQAQVKAYFETEYPQDILERRRNGAIWSKEDYVRSQHALYEKGWAGINWPVAYGGTGWSATQKYIFYTEFAAAECPIIIPFGLSMVGPVIYTYGSDEQKAQFLPDILSSRVWWCQGYSEPGAGSDLASLKTRADRDGDEYVINGTKTWTTLAQHADWMFLLARTNSDVSRKQEGISFLLVKMDTPGITVSPIYTLDGDHEINTVFFDNVRIPANQLVGEEGKGWTYGKVLLTHERANIAGVSVSKQRLRRLKETLSEYAAEGQAPADIESFKRKIARVEIELSALEYTELRTLASVSTGKAPGPESSILKIKGTEMQQAIDNLCFELAGYGAFPNLREQYESGYAGDRIEDDQSSLTALRYFNYRKASIYGGSNEIQKNIIAKAVLGI, from the coding sequence ATGAACGTGAATTTTTCCGATGAAGAACGCGCCTTTCAGGCTCAGGTAAAAGCGTATTTCGAGACCGAATATCCTCAAGATATCCTCGAACGTCGGCGAAATGGCGCGATCTGGTCAAAAGAAGACTACGTTCGTAGCCAGCACGCGCTCTACGAGAAGGGCTGGGCGGGCATTAACTGGCCGGTGGCATACGGCGGCACAGGTTGGAGCGCGACGCAAAAGTACATTTTTTACACCGAATTCGCTGCGGCGGAGTGCCCCATCATTATCCCATTCGGATTGAGCATGGTCGGGCCCGTGATCTACACCTACGGTAGCGATGAGCAGAAGGCGCAGTTCTTACCCGACATTCTGAGTAGCCGAGTGTGGTGGTGTCAGGGCTATTCGGAGCCCGGTGCGGGTTCGGATTTGGCTTCACTAAAAACCCGGGCCGATCGGGATGGTGATGAGTACGTCATCAACGGCACGAAAACGTGGACCACATTGGCGCAGCACGCCGACTGGATGTTCTTGCTGGCCCGCACCAACTCGGACGTGTCGCGCAAGCAAGAAGGTATCAGCTTCTTACTCGTCAAAATGGATACGCCGGGAATTACAGTGTCGCCGATTTACACGCTGGATGGCGATCACGAAATCAACACCGTCTTCTTCGACAATGTGCGCATCCCTGCCAATCAATTGGTGGGTGAGGAAGGAAAGGGCTGGACCTACGGCAAAGTGCTGCTCACGCATGAGCGGGCGAACATCGCGGGTGTTTCCGTTTCCAAGCAACGGCTCCGTCGCCTAAAAGAAACGTTGAGTGAATACGCCGCTGAAGGCCAAGCACCGGCTGACATCGAATCATTCAAACGGAAAATTGCTCGCGTAGAAATTGAGCTGTCGGCATTGGAGTACACCGAACTGCGGACGCTGGCTTCGGTGTCAACCGGTAAAGCGCCTGGCCCCGAATCGTCCATCCTCAAAATCAAGGGCACGGAAATGCAGCAGGCAATCGACAACCTGTGTTTTGAACTTGCAGGTTATGGCGCATTTCCCAATCTTCGCGAGCAGTACGAGTCAGGCTATGCGGGCGATCGAATCGAAGATGATCAGTCGAGTCTCACTGCATTGCGCTATTTTAATTATCGAAAAGCGTCGATATACGGTGGCTCAAACGAGATTCAAAAGAACATTATCGCCAAAGCGGTACTCGGCATCTAA
- the dacB gene encoding D-alanyl-D-alanine carboxypeptidase/D-alanyl-D-alanine-endopeptidase: MTRGRLFVLWQGLALLFNLALAAPALADASSLPDELQSGLQSLKIDLKNVSLIVKEVNSERPMVSYQAAIARNPASVMKMFTTFAALSELGPGFQWQTDVRRTGLAENGQLNGDLIVVGGGDPSFLQENLWALVNQLSVRGIHTINGDLIVDESLFDLPDHDPGAFDGRQYRPYNVGPHAALFNFNAINFTLVPVAKPFVDIRVVPAVKGLEVVSRVKALTGACKSNRIRMRIAVEAIESGRQVMFTGQYPKSCGRYQLTRAVLPSNELLYGTLSTLLEERGGGLNGALLIGRAPSDSRKLMSLTSPTLSEVVRSTNKFSNNVMSQQLFLTLGEQMYGAPATASKGDTALRAVLSRQGIDVESLIIANGSGLCRQCRVTADTIVQLLDVAWHSPYMPEFIASLGVPGIDGSLKKRFPKGSYKGRVHMKTGTIDHVSAAAGYVQTRDNRRLQFALMINQENVHKGAGQAFQRRLMHYLVAL; encoded by the coding sequence GTGACTCGAGGTCGGCTCTTTGTCCTGTGGCAGGGGCTTGCGTTACTGTTTAATCTCGCGTTGGCGGCGCCGGCCCTAGCGGATGCGAGTTCGTTACCGGACGAGCTTCAGTCCGGTCTTCAATCGCTTAAGATCGATCTCAAGAACGTGAGTTTGATCGTGAAAGAGGTGAATAGCGAACGTCCCATGGTGTCCTATCAGGCGGCGATTGCGCGTAATCCCGCTTCGGTAATGAAGATGTTCACCACCTTCGCGGCGCTCAGTGAACTGGGCCCTGGCTTTCAGTGGCAAACAGACGTGCGGCGAACCGGCCTGGCGGAAAACGGCCAGTTGAACGGTGATCTTATTGTGGTTGGCGGTGGTGATCCCTCGTTTTTGCAAGAAAACCTGTGGGCACTGGTTAATCAGCTCAGTGTTCGTGGCATCCACACCATAAATGGCGATCTGATCGTTGACGAGAGTCTATTCGACTTGCCGGATCACGATCCAGGCGCGTTTGACGGTCGGCAATATCGGCCATACAACGTAGGACCGCATGCGGCGCTTTTCAACTTCAACGCGATTAATTTCACCTTAGTTCCGGTCGCCAAGCCATTCGTCGATATCCGCGTCGTACCCGCAGTGAAGGGACTCGAGGTGGTCAGTCGTGTGAAAGCGCTCACCGGGGCGTGCAAAAGCAATCGCATTCGTATGCGTATCGCGGTGGAGGCCATCGAGTCTGGTCGACAGGTGATGTTCACGGGCCAGTACCCGAAGTCGTGTGGGCGCTATCAATTAACCCGCGCAGTACTGCCCAGCAATGAACTGTTGTATGGCACGCTGAGCACATTACTGGAAGAGCGGGGTGGTGGGCTCAATGGGGCTCTACTTATTGGGCGAGCACCGTCGGACAGTCGCAAATTGATGAGCCTGACGTCGCCGACACTGTCGGAGGTTGTCCGTAGCACCAATAAATTCTCAAACAACGTAATGAGCCAGCAGCTGTTTCTGACACTTGGCGAGCAGATGTATGGCGCGCCCGCCACGGCGAGCAAGGGCGACACGGCTTTACGGGCAGTGCTCAGCCGTCAGGGCATCGATGTTGAATCCTTGATCATCGCCAACGGATCCGGCTTGTGCCGTCAATGTCGTGTCACGGCTGACACCATAGTGCAGCTACTGGACGTCGCGTGGCATTCGCCCTACATGCCAGAATTTATTGCGTCTCTCGGCGTCCCGGGTATTGATGGTAGTTTGAAGAAACGCTTTCCCAAGGGTAGCTACAAGGGGCGGGTGCACATGAAAACCGGTACGATCGACCATGTGTCGGCCGCCGCTGGCTACGTCCAAACCCGCGATAATCGGCGTCTGCAATTTGCGCTGATGATCAACCAAGAAAATGTTCACAAAGGGGCGGGCCAGGCGTTTCAACGACGGCTGATGCACTATCTCGTCGCGCTGTAA
- a CDS encoding DUF349 domain-containing protein, protein MFDRLLGPKINHADPTVRAKAYESDAVDIATVNDALSTERDIEVLSVVIQRADSISDILRHASEEGSLAAIARTRLVALAEKNTNADPQVWQGVFEQAASAAWTQWPDLSATLIPSDERVRLLHGALQSPSTLKALPEAQRLRLAMQSGSAPVRQLAADSLVERESIEQCCAQLKDKDKTVYRLLKEKLDAQKRAEALNHEVSVLNDACRSLGDSHVVAQNDAVAALQAKRQNLEQRIRAVGQENAAMGDSLRATFEECVAPVDAELKVARGHVDARKQCKQDLESLREMVESASATDEVDATALAQIVEQWGRIPDHTGLEQTQFDSASRALNGMITAHQSSRKLRDQLESRVAEWEKHQYDSSPASRKAQVEREWASAEKPESVSELDALAQRVTSVLTKLDQDEAEHARKRAHNSEQLLAILSTFEATVEAGEFKKAMSLNDKLRARSANRALEPAALQRIETALKAAQPKLDEYKKWRHFGTLQARENLIGQANTLISEPPASPKALAAAVKALRASWQDLDRDDGRASETHWQTFNQACKVAYKPAKKHFDQLAKERKANLSKRREIVSALEALLDQTDWQQPDWAAVTQSHKELTAQWRRAGTVDYKMRKEIDLAYERIGQKLEAQFKEEREAEITRRRRLIDGLKQSQNSDSGGKLASAAKRAQRDWRPTVQSDRKTEQALWEEFRSVCDDIFGSLKQQQKDAKAAWQAQAADRDALCGEIEALLNDTEAPEQGYTERDASVAQGALDAAQKRWRERHQIPKNVLAKLESRYRHAQKVARQRIRRVRVAQEQKAGVALDELLHLCQKGEAHLIDGNDETFSVDQSSVDGVRGPSGKALGKRFEALLALTESRDANAITRLSEARVANLAARRALCVRAELLAEIDSPTDAENERNALKLERLTQSMRGELPEPDREWSEILERWYGLGGVESKDWEALRERFSRAQIARAHIRQS, encoded by the coding sequence GCCTCGTGGCACTTGCCGAAAAGAACACCAACGCAGACCCGCAGGTGTGGCAGGGCGTATTCGAACAGGCGGCCAGCGCCGCATGGACACAGTGGCCAGACCTTTCCGCCACCTTGATACCCAGTGATGAACGGGTAAGGCTCTTACACGGCGCGTTACAGTCGCCTTCAACGCTCAAGGCATTGCCGGAAGCGCAACGACTCCGTCTTGCCATGCAATCGGGCAGCGCACCGGTTCGGCAGCTTGCCGCCGACTCATTAGTTGAGCGCGAGTCGATTGAGCAATGTTGTGCGCAGCTTAAAGACAAAGACAAAACGGTGTATCGACTGCTCAAAGAAAAGCTCGATGCACAAAAGCGTGCAGAGGCGCTCAATCATGAGGTGAGCGTCCTCAATGACGCGTGCCGGTCGTTGGGCGACAGCCACGTTGTGGCACAGAATGACGCGGTCGCCGCGCTTCAGGCTAAGCGTCAGAATTTAGAGCAACGAATTCGGGCAGTAGGCCAGGAAAATGCGGCGATGGGCGACTCGTTGCGAGCCACCTTTGAGGAATGTGTAGCGCCGGTGGATGCCGAGCTTAAAGTCGCCCGTGGCCATGTGGACGCGCGGAAGCAGTGCAAGCAAGATCTTGAATCGTTACGCGAGATGGTTGAGTCTGCCAGCGCTACCGATGAGGTCGACGCGACGGCTCTGGCGCAAATTGTTGAGCAGTGGGGTCGCATCCCCGACCACACAGGACTTGAGCAAACACAGTTTGACTCGGCGAGCCGAGCACTAAACGGCATGATCACGGCTCATCAAAGTAGCCGCAAGCTTCGCGATCAGCTTGAATCGCGTGTCGCTGAGTGGGAGAAGCATCAATACGATAGCTCGCCGGCCAGTCGCAAAGCGCAAGTCGAGCGCGAGTGGGCGAGCGCCGAGAAACCCGAATCCGTGTCGGAGCTTGACGCGTTAGCGCAACGTGTGACAAGTGTCTTGACGAAACTGGATCAGGACGAGGCCGAGCACGCGCGGAAGCGCGCGCACAACAGCGAACAACTGCTGGCCATTCTCAGTACCTTTGAGGCGACCGTGGAGGCAGGCGAATTCAAAAAAGCCATGTCGCTGAACGATAAACTCCGCGCGCGTTCGGCGAATCGAGCGCTTGAGCCGGCCGCACTACAGCGTATCGAGACCGCGTTAAAAGCGGCGCAGCCGAAGCTCGATGAATACAAGAAGTGGCGACATTTCGGCACACTTCAGGCCCGTGAAAATTTGATTGGCCAAGCCAATACGCTGATCAGTGAACCGCCAGCGTCGCCCAAGGCGTTGGCGGCAGCGGTTAAAGCGTTGCGTGCGTCCTGGCAGGATCTCGATCGTGACGACGGCCGTGCCTCGGAAACCCACTGGCAGACGTTCAATCAGGCCTGCAAAGTGGCTTATAAGCCCGCCAAAAAACACTTCGATCAGCTGGCCAAAGAACGCAAAGCCAACCTGAGTAAACGACGCGAAATCGTGTCTGCTTTGGAGGCGTTGCTCGACCAGACCGACTGGCAACAACCGGATTGGGCCGCAGTCACGCAGTCGCACAAAGAGCTGACCGCACAGTGGCGTCGAGCTGGCACGGTCGACTATAAGATGCGAAAGGAAATCGACCTAGCGTATGAACGAATTGGTCAGAAACTTGAGGCGCAATTCAAAGAAGAACGCGAGGCCGAGATTACGCGGCGTCGACGACTCATTGACGGGCTGAAACAGAGTCAGAATTCGGATAGCGGCGGAAAACTGGCCAGCGCCGCAAAGCGTGCACAACGCGATTGGCGACCGACGGTTCAGAGTGATCGAAAAACTGAACAAGCACTCTGGGAAGAATTTCGATCCGTGTGCGATGACATCTTTGGTTCACTCAAGCAGCAACAAAAAGACGCCAAAGCCGCGTGGCAGGCGCAGGCCGCTGATCGAGACGCACTGTGCGGTGAAATCGAGGCGTTGCTGAACGACACGGAAGCGCCGGAGCAGGGCTACACGGAACGCGACGCGAGCGTGGCGCAAGGTGCGCTGGATGCGGCACAAAAACGCTGGCGTGAACGCCATCAAATTCCCAAAAACGTCCTGGCAAAACTGGAAAGTCGGTACCGCCATGCGCAGAAAGTCGCCCGCCAACGCATCCGGCGCGTGCGTGTAGCACAAGAGCAGAAGGCCGGCGTGGCGCTGGATGAGCTGCTGCACCTGTGTCAAAAGGGTGAGGCGCACCTCATTGATGGTAACGACGAGACGTTTTCAGTGGATCAGTCATCCGTTGACGGAGTACGAGGCCCGTCAGGCAAAGCACTCGGTAAGCGTTTTGAGGCGCTGTTGGCATTGACCGAATCCCGCGACGCCAACGCGATTACACGGTTGTCCGAGGCACGGGTGGCGAATCTCGCGGCGCGGCGCGCGCTGTGCGTGCGGGCAGAACTGCTGGCCGAAATCGATTCTCCTACCGATGCCGAAAACGAACGCAATGCGCTAAAACTCGAGCGATTGACCCAATCGATGCGGGGGGAATTGCCCGAACCGGATCGGGAATGGAGCGAAATCTTGGAGCGGTGGTATGGACTCGGCGGCGTGGAGTCTAAGGATTGGGAGGCACTTCGTGAACGCTTTTCTCGTGCGCAGATCGCGCGCGCTCACATTCGGCAATCGTGA